TTTGTGTCAGTTTGTTACTAGTGAAGGAAACATCATGAAGGGTAGtcagttttttaatttttttttttttctgatgatacttaaaaattttatttctgttagtGACTGATAGTTGGTTTCCTGGAGCTACCAGACAGGAAATAGAGAAAGATGGCCAGTGCATGAAAGTGAAATCAGAGTTTTGCAGGACAGAACTGCTCCCATGGTGTTGGTGCCAGAGTGGGTATGTGACTTCCTCAGCCACAAGCTgtaagatttatttattttttatagcCTCCAGTAGCTATATTTATGCTGTTCTGTAGACCTGAGATGCTGTACTGGCCAACTTGAGCCAGATGGAAAAGAATGCAATGCACCCAACTAGTTCTAGAAGGATCTTGTTAGTTAGGACTATTCTTGGACTCTGTGTAATGCAGTGAGTGCTGAACTGCTGTGTTTTTTGATATAACTCCCCCtagtttctgtgttttttggTGTAACTCCCTCTAGTTTCTGTAGCCCTTTCTGGATGAAATCCTGCAGATGGTCCTGCTTGTGATGGCACTGACTAATGCATCTAAacaattgttttcttctttcagatgTATGAACTAAtgttttgtcttaaaaaaatgAGATGAGGGctgaaaaatgttctctgttgCAGCTGTACATGCCAGatgtgtttctctttctttgtgcACCTACCAGGTTTGCTAGTGAGGTTGCAGGGGTGGATGACTTGGGAACAACTGGAAGAGGAAATGATATGCAAGTTGGTACTTATGTTGAGAAAATGTTTATGTCTGAGTTATCAGGAAATATTATTGACATCTGCCCAGTTGGTGCTCTTACCTCCAAGCCATATGCCTTTACTGCACGGCCTTGGGAGACAAGGTAGGTGTCTTAACTCATACTGAAGACACAGCTTTCTCTGTTTGTTGTACACTTCAGCTTAGAATATGTCCATCTGTGATACCAGGggttttctctgatttttattttctgcatttttgttgtaGACTTTCCCATAGACTGAATCTAACACCAATTTTGTTACAGCTTAtataagaaaaggaagaatgttATAGCTTGTAGACtgttctttccttatttttaccCTAAAATGTTTTGGACTTGCAGATTGCTAAATAAAAGTGCatataaaggaaaagagaaattcatTAACTAACTAATTGTTGAGGATATTatataaaatgtcttttgaaaCTAAGCTGTTCCGCTTCAGAGCAGATCTGTGTGATTTTCTTAAGTAGCTGTTTAACCCTATACAAGCCCTGAAACATTCAGGAGGCAGAATCACAGAGCATTAAGGGTTGGAGtggaccttgaagatcatctagtcacagccacccctgccatgggcagggacgcctctcactagatcaggttgctcaagaCTTTATCCAGCCTGGCCCCGAACATAGGAACATGCTGGTTTGACCATCCCAAGGATATTCAAAATCCCCAGGAGCTGTTGTTAGtctggaggaggagcaggggcaggcgGAGGAAGGTCCCTCCGCACAGCTCTCCTCTGCGGGAAGGTGCAGGGTGTAATTACCGGCCGTGTCCGCTGGAAGGCTCCCGCAGCACGGAGCCGGCAGCGGTGCTCAGTGCAAGCGCCGGATCCGGATCTCCACCAGCAGTTTTGTCCTGCCATAAACCAGTGACACACTGTGACAGAATGACATCCTTAACCCACCTTCAAGAGATGATAAACAGCAAACAAGGAACACATTCAGACAGCAACGTGTTACATAACCCAGCTCTGAGAACGTTTGCAGCAACTCTGAGACTAGCACCTGTTAAACTAGTACAATGAGTGCTTATAACAAATTTGTTTTCACACTCTCTGGTCAGATCTGTTATCTCAACTCTTCGTGCCCCACACTGGATGCTTTAAAAGACTGTTGTGATTTAACACAGCAGGCAGCTAAATACCACATAGCCACTTGCTCATTTCAGCCCCCCATGGGGCATAGGAGAGAAAATTGGGGGAAGGAGATGGAAAATTTGTGAGctgaaataaagacagtttaataggacagaagaagaaaattacaatAATGATAAAAGATTTGAATGTACAAAGCAAGTGATGCACACTGCAATTGCCCAGCcagtccctgagcagcagccccagccagctTTCCCCCTTGTTCACATACTGGGCTTGCTGCTGTGTGATGCAGGACATCCTTTGGCCcactggggtcagctgtcctgcccgtgtccccccagcTTCTTGTGCTCCTCAGCCTCCTTGATGGTGGGACTGGGTGTAAAGCTGTGAAAAGTCCTTGATGTGGTGTAAATGTTGCTTGGCAACAAGTAGAACATCCCTCTGTTATCACACTATTCACACCCTAAGTCCTAAATACAGCACTATATCAGTTACTATGAAGAATATCACCTCTATTCAGGCCAAAAATAAGACACTTGTTGATTATATATGAAAGACTGCAAGTCGTTTATTTGTTCTTCTAAACAGGAAGGTAGAGTCTATTGATGTTCTTGATGCAGTTGGAAGCAACATTGTAGTGAGCACGAGGACTGGAGAAGTGATGAGAATTTTGCCGAGGCTGCATGAAGATATCAATGAGGAATGGATATCTGACAAAACAAGGTGTGTAGATGTGCTTGTACCAACATGTGTTTATGCATGCATTAAAGGGACACTTTGCAGAACCAGAAATGTGCACAGTAGCACTGACTTTGGTATTCAGCTGTTAGTGTTGTAAAGCTATAGTGAAGAAGAATAATTGAGGAAATACGTTTTTTAATTCTATAATTGAAGTTGCTGAGTTTCCtaatattctgatttttataacattttttcacagtaacttttatttctattactgattgttttgcatgtttttgagaaggaaaagttaaactttcaaaggaaatacttcttggttttctcttttctaaaagCTTGCAATAAGCAAACTCATAGAATTATACACAATTATCTTTGTCTTTGCTCTTTTATAATATTCTTGGTGTTCACTTAGGTTTGCTTATGATGGTCTGAAGCGCCAGAGACTTACTCAGCCAATGATCAAAAATGAGAAAGGAGTATTTGTTTATGCCTCGTGGGAGGATGTATTAGCTCGTGTTGCTGGTGTGGTAAGAACAATTTTCAATATAAGTAATCTAAAGTTAATTTCTAAAGCTGGATGTATTATGAGTATTAATATCAAATGagttatattaaaaatattttttctttaagtttagAGGGGAACATGTAACTGCTAATTAAttgtttccatttaaatttcttatttttgctaAAATTCCCTGTTTCATGGATTAGAtcttttaaagaactttttcttATCATGGTTTCATTTGGAGCATTGGGAGAAAAATTACTTACATTTAAATAGGAAAGTAAACTGTTACTTCAGAAATTTAGGGGGAAGCAATTTTCCTGAATACTCCGATCTATCTGAAGACATATTTAAACCTATTTAAACTGTGCTATCACCACTTTTGCCATCAAAGACATTAAGTCTGTATTACTTATATCTGAATTGTGCTTTCCTCAGTGCTTTCTCCGTGTGGTGATTGATTCTACAGCTCAAATGAAGTGCTGCATGACTGCTCTggattttgattaaaaattttatGTGGGTGAAGTAGAATTGAATAACTGTAATTGAACTTTCCTCAAGGATGTTTTTGCCCATGATGCATTTGGCAGGGTTTGTTACAAAAGCTATTTCTTCTCAGGTAATACCTTTGAGTTAAGTTTACTACCAGAGCTTGTGTTACGTGAGTTTGTATTCTGTCTGCACTGTGGGTCTGTTAAAAGCATTCACCAACCTTCCTCTCTCAGCACACCAAATGAGAATTAGCTACACCTGAGTGATAACTCAAGTGGGAGGGACCTGCATAGAATACAGAGAGCTCTTCCTTGTTTATCATGATTTCTGAAGGAGCTGGAGTTTCTGCCTGGCAGGAATCAGACATCACCGATCCATTTGTGCTACTCCAGGCCAGCAATTGCACTGCTGGCTTTGGCACGCCTTAATATAACAAGTATTTACCTGGGCTAAATGAGCATTTAATTCAGCGGTTTCCTTTGTTTATActtcctttctctccagctccaggcagtgGAAGGTAAGGATATAGCAGCAGTTGTAGGAGGGCTGGTGGATGCAGAAGCACTAATAGCTCTGAAAGACCTGCTGAATAGAGTGAATTGTGATACGCTCTGCACTGAAGAGATCTTTCCTACTGCTGGAGCTGGGTAAGAGGACAGGCAGTGTCTGTAATTAATATGTTGATAAACTTTCCGGTCTACAGATCAGCTCATGGCAATATTCTGAAATTAGCAGGGATAACAATTGCTGATGCATTAGCAGGATTTATTTGAATTTACAATACTCACATATAGAGAGTATTTATGGACTGTGAGTTGATTCATAGTCTCTCCTCCAGCAAGGGTTGCACACTTTACCCCTTGTTGTACTGTATGTATGGCTGCTGCAGTTTAACAGTCAGTCACTGAAAGGCAGTTACACTATGTTGTAAGCTGGATAAGTCAGTCTATTTCTATCTATGGTGTGAAAACTTTAGTACAGTTATGATTAGTAATTTGGATTGAGAAATCTCTTcttgctcttccttttcctgagaTGAAAAAGGGTTTTGAGCATCTACAGTCTTTACCATAGCTTCATTCCTTCCCTCTACTGAATTCTCATCCTCTTTCCTACATCTTTTTGTTATAGCACAGATTTGCGCTCTAACTACCTGCTGAATACCAAGATTGCTGGGGTGGAGGAGGCAGATGTCCTCCTTCTGGTTGGCACCAATCCACGCTTTGAGGCACCGCTTTTTAATGCTAGAATTCGAAAGAGGTTCGTATCCCGTGGTGGTGAATAAGCATGTGAATCCATCTGGATTTGATACAGTGCTCGGTTGGAGCTGCAGGCAGTAACTTGAGAGCATTCATTCAGACGGGATCATTGGATTTAGTTCACCTTTTAGTAAAGGGAATGGTGATTTATGTGTGGAAAAAGGGTAGTGCCCTGTAGCGTAGAGCCAGTTCATTCTCACTTTGACATTTTACATTAAGTTCACCTACTCAGACATCTATTCCTTTGTTGCGTTACACAGATACctcagattttctgttttatagaAGTCTGTTAAAGCATATTCCTTAAAGGTTTATTTTCAGCATCAGCTTATTGCTTTTTGTATTGTAACAAATCAGATGTACTGAGTTTAGAAGCAGTCATTCAAGTTCAGCGTTTTCTTTGCCAAGTAGTGTGGCTTTCCCAAACTTTTGAATGTAGCCAATTCAATTTTAATAAGATATGTCAGAGGCAAATGTGTATAAAAGCTCTGTCTTTCTTAATGATGGAATCTTTGAAAATACCTAACTTTAAACAGTAATGGCATTGAAattttgaaaggagaaaatgtaGTGAGActttaaaaagtatattttcatatatttttataagtcTGTGCCATGagaagctgcaaaaaaaaaattttaaccaactaattttttctgtgtttatctAAAAAATAAGTGGATTTCTAAAATTTCTGAATTGGCAGAAGCttggggggaggaggggattGAGTTAGGAACTTGTCACGTAAGGTGTGTTGCTGTACTGTTTCTGGAATATATCTAGAGAAATaatccttctgaaaaaaactttAGGCTTGCTTAACAGTCAGAATAAAGCTAAATTGCATCTTACCAAAACAATGAATGCCATTAAAATTCCTTTGCAATCCTATTTTAAGTTACTACTGAAGTTATAATTAGTGGCTTTGGTTGGGTAAAagtctatatttttttaatttttataaactgTTGGTTGTATTTTCAGCTGGCTTCACAATGACTTGCAAGTGGCCCTTGTTGGTTCTCCTGTGAATCTGACCTACACATATGAACATCTAGGGGAGTCCCCACAGATACTTCAGGACATTGCTTCTGGCAAACATGCCTTCTCTAAGGTACACAGAACTTAAAGAGTGTACTGTTAAATTCCATGGGTATTGAGTAATAATCTGAATTCTCCAGAGACAGATTTGACGAAAAGTACCATGTTGTAGGTGGGGTTATTTGCTTTTAATCAAGTGCAGAGCTGAGGTAATGATTAGTGTGTACCAGGTATTTATAAACTGCGTAATATATTCAGGTGTGTAAAACTTTGCAGTGCAGGAAACTCCTGGGATATTTCTTGACATAAAACAGGCTGTTTCAGGTGCTGCTGTATCCCAGCTGGTagatggggtccgccgcttgggacccagagagccacagccaccccaaaggatgtctcgctagaaacagctccttggggggtcagggcgctcctcagctggcagaggggcttctcagcattgcgcagagcagtgatttttcagctcagtgatttcagctctcagtgatttcagctcatgcccttgtgagttagcccctcttttagccggccgtggtgagagagggagaggtctcgtatggaatttccgcaggtggtactttattgagagggtaccagcgaaagggatccagaGACGAGGAacctcagcttggctccctccagggcaaagcagctggggctccgcccactccCACACTGCTGTTTCCACTTAAATGTGTGATTATTGAGCATACAGTTCTGTACTGACAAGGTTGTTTCCTGCTTACAGCAGGCTCTCTTGGCTTTATCTCTAAATGAAACAAGGACCATTTTGGAACCATAGGTATGCATGGAAGACTCATGGAGAGATTTGGGGATTTATTACATTATCTGTACCAAGAATTGTCTTTGTAGCTGTGGAATGAATTTCTGATTGTTGGCTTGCACAGGTCCTCGACCATGCCAAAAAGCCGATGGTGGTGGTGGgcagtgcagccctgcagcgCGATGACGGAGCTGCCATCCACGCTGCTGTTTCCACCATTGCACAGAATGCCAGGGCCAAGAGCGGTGCTGGTGCTGATTGGAAAGTCTTGAACATCCTACACAGGTTTGCTTTGAAACTTTTTTGGGAGCAGCTTGCTTGCATATGGGGCTACACAGGTTACCACAGTGTATGTGTACAGATTGCTTTGTGTACACACAAGCAGTTTATTTGGTTAAAACCCGTAGGGACtataaaaaccagaaatacagGCTAGCAAAAACTTCTTAATAAAAATAGGTTCCTTGAGCTGGCTCTCCATGAGTCTTTATTAATTTATGATATTCAAATGTAGAATTTAAGGTTTCAATTTAGACATAGAATACAAGAGAGCTTTATAACATCTACCACAGTGCCCAGTAGGATGCACAGCAGACCAGTGTCACTTGCTAAATACTTGCATTTTATCTAGAGGAAGAAGACCAAAATGGCCATATTTAAATAATAGGATTTctttgtttgggcttttttaatattccttttacTGTGCAGCTTCTCAACTGAATAGTTAATAGAAAGCCTTGAAAGATTTTCATTTGAGAGCTTTTGATCTTAGCTATTCAATTTGTCAAGATACTATGCCTTTTAATAGACAAACTCCTCTTTGGACAGTCCTTCACCACTCCCTTTCTAAAATTCTGACTGTCAAATTGACCACGTCTGTAAACGAAAAATTATTTCACCAAGTGTAATGGCTCTTAATTCGGGAGACTCAAATTTCTTCTGCCACAAGCAGCTTCATTGATACAAAAATAGTATCGTTACAGCAGGGTTTTGTCCTCTGAAGGAAGCTGGAATATAGcattctgctgctgaaattgAAATACTTAGTACTAAAATACTTATGAGTTAGAGAACACTCAAGGTACAACTGTGGTTTTGCAGTTCTTCATACTGACTTCCATGCTAACAGTGCAGCATCCATTCTATCTTAAGTGCAAAAAGCAACTTAACTTACTGAACTCTCTGTGTCTGACTCTGTCAGACAAAATGAGTTTCATTAGAAGATATGTACTCTAGAGagaatcttttttcttttaaataagaCTCACACCTGATTATGGAGGATTATGCAAAAGTGTTGCTTTGGAGGACTGCCAGAAAATGggaattattatttcattttttaaaggtttttttatgTGTGCATAAATGAATAGTGGTTTTAAGACTTTGATGATTTGAAGTAGCTGATGGCCCTAGAGTTGGTCTCTCCTCTTCTATGTGAGTGCCCTAAATTAAAGGCCTGATGAGTTCCATTCATAGCTGAAATGTCATCTGAGCATCAAGCTTCACCAGTGAGCTGCCTTCCACTAGGTTCTGACTTCCAATGTCTGCCTTTATTTTTGCTATCCCATCTTAAATAGGTGAGATTCCCTGTGGAAACTTTAAATGGTGTCAAGTTGTCAAAATGCAAAACTAACTTGATACTCTGTCAAAAATTTCAGCTGCCTTTGAGCTTCATGGTTGTCTTGTTACTATTAGGAACCTCTTACATCCCTTCAAAATATTTagtcagaaaaataagttaGGTCTGTTCTAACCTAACAGATGGGAagggaaaattctgaaattacCTAGTCATGATGTATTTGTTCCTACAGGGTTGCAAGCCAAGTTGCTGCTTTGGACCTGGGTTTCAAACCAGGAGTGGAAGCAATTAGGAAAAGTCCTCCCAAAGTATTGTATCTCTTGGGAGCAGATTCAGGTTGTATAACACGTCAAAACTTGACGAAGGACTGTTTTATCATCTATCAAGGTAATTAGTAAATTAAGAAATGTTGCTATCTTAATAGATGGGGAAAAACCATGAACAGTGGCATAAAACCCTTTGAGGAATTTTAGCCTTTGTTTTCTGCCAGGAAAGGGAACTTCTAACACATACCTGAGGTAATGGTTACCTATTCCTTAGGTAAAGATGGGAAACTGTTGATGATTAATAAAGGAATGTAAATCAGTATAGGGCTTCTGAAACAAAGCTTCAGATCTGGCAGACAAAAGAGCATTAGTTTCCAGCTGTTCTGTCATACCAAAACATGATCTGATCTCAATCTAAGAATCCTTGTTTCAAGAACCTCCCAAATCTGAGTGACTATAAAGACTGAAGTACCATTTACTCATGTTTGTAGTCCATTCTTTCTCCCCAGAGTATTAGCCAAGTAAGATCTTAGAGCAGCCAGCCTCATGGGCTTCAAATTACTGCCTAAGCAAAACttagaaaatcctttttttctggggacacagaaattctgtcttagtaaagcatttcttttcattttggcTTACTTCTGTCTCATATGATTGTGTactgtttccttttcccatgTATTTAGGGCATCATGGGGATGTGGGAGCTCCCATGGCTGATATTATTCTCCCGGGAGCAGCCTATACAGAGAAGGCAGCCACCTATGTGAATACTGAAGGTCGGGCCCAGCAGACAAGAGTAGCAGTAACACCTCCTGGGATGGCGAGGGAAGACTGGAAAATTATTAGAGCTATCTCTGAGGTACTGTTGCTGTTATAAGTTGCTTCTAATAAAAGTATATTGAGAGGCTAAGTtctttttgtaaacattttccAATGTAAAAAATGGTAGATTTTTAGGGAAGCACATAGTTTTAAGAAGTAATGTTCTATATTGAATCCTGTGTTAATTCTGTGAGTTAAATCATATTGTTTCCCTGTTGAGGATAGCTCTAATATTGTAGCTGCTGTATGCTGTTGGAATGCATAATGGATGAAGCTTTGCAAGTCTTTGTGAAGTGCTTTAGAGGAAGCTGGTGGGACCATGCAGTTTCTTGCTTTTTAGAAAGCAAACAGCATAGACTCTGAGGCCAGGATCTGATATCATTAGATGAGGTCAAATATGTGCTCACTACTCAGAGGGAACAAGATGCATTGATAATTGCATCAATTTTTATATCTTTTGGTAGTAAGCTAAGGAAAATGCAGGtatggaaggagaaaagaacttCCCTTTTATCCTTTGTATAGCAAACAGGACAGCCTGGTTTTTAACATGGGGAAGTGTTGGCTATGTAGGCATCAGAGGTCCAACAGAACAGTGACTTTGGTTCAGTTCATGCATTCTAACTGCCTGTGTTTTCAGGAGTGCAGacttttcctcattttactTTAGGGATGTTAATGAATTAGTAATCTAAACCACTATGAGTTAAATCCCTAGACTTGATGGCATTTCATTCTGTGAATCTCTCAGCTGGCTGGTTTGACCTTGCCTTATGAGAACCTTGATGAAATACGGAAGCGTTTAGAAGAAGTATCGCCCAATCTGGTTCGATATGATGATGTGGAAGAAGCAAACTACTTCATCCAGGCAAATGAGTTGGCAAAGGTAAGCAAAACCGAAGCAGCTTGGCATGATTTAGTGCTGTTACCTAGCATAATGcttttttgaaaaatcttcATGTGCAG
The genomic region above belongs to Sylvia atricapilla isolate bSylAtr1 chromosome 7, bSylAtr1.pri, whole genome shotgun sequence and contains:
- the NDUFS1 gene encoding NADH-ubiquinone oxidoreductase 75 kDa subunit, mitochondrial, with product MLRLLAVPRTLAGVTQSSRVCGRTTATAASNQIEVFVDGHPVLVNPGTTVLQACEKAGVQIPRFCYHDRLSVAGNCRMCLVEIEKAPKPVAACAMPVMKGWNILTNSEKSRKAREGVMEFLLANHPLDCPICDQGGECDLQDQSMMFGSDRSRFRESKRAVEDKNIGPLVKTIMTRCIQCTRCIRFASEVAGVDDLGTTGRGNDMQVGTYVEKMFMSELSGNIIDICPVGALTSKPYAFTARPWETRKVESIDVLDAVGSNIVVSTRTGEVMRILPRLHEDINEEWISDKTRFAYDGLKRQRLTQPMIKNEKGVFVYASWEDVLARVAGVLQAVEGKDIAAVVGGLVDAEALIALKDLLNRVNCDTLCTEEIFPTAGAGTDLRSNYLLNTKIAGVEEADVLLLVGTNPRFEAPLFNARIRKSWLHNDLQVALVGSPVNLTYTYEHLGESPQILQDIASGKHAFSKVLDHAKKPMVVVGSAALQRDDGAAIHAAVSTIAQNARAKSGAGADWKVLNILHRVASQVAALDLGFKPGVEAIRKSPPKVLYLLGADSGCITRQNLTKDCFIIYQGHHGDVGAPMADIILPGAAYTEKAATYVNTEGRAQQTRVAVTPPGMAREDWKIIRAISELAGLTLPYENLDEIRKRLEEVSPNLVRYDDVEEANYFIQANELAKLAKQQLLADPLVPPQLTIKDFYMTDSISRASQTMAKCVKAVVEGAHAVEEPSIC